The DNA sequence aatattcaagcagttcgaaatcactgtgggcaagctcggttacttcgtcctcgacaacgcacataacaacaacaccacgatcaacactctcgccttgcagatgggcttcagcgctactgagcgtcgccttcgctgcggtcctcatacgcttaatctcattggccagatgctactctggggtgaggagaaagagtcctacgacaacgaggagactgagcgcgtgaacgaagctgagaacatggctacttggcgaggcgatggaccattaggagtgcttctcgcggttatcaactacatcaaaacaccacaacagtacgctctttttgagaagtatcagaagctcgctattagggaccagcctgtcaacgcgccaacagaacagcacaaaatcaaggagcccgtcaagccagttgttactcgctggaactcttacgtttcgtgttttgagcgcgctgttgagttgcaattagcggttaatgggtacgccaactaccatattcagaagattgaaactgaagacgcgtacgcccgaagtcgtaacaacaagctgcctgcagcgccggattggatgaggtctgatgggatcaatgcccatgactggcaggtgattgctgagtatattgatgtgctcaggccactgaaacaagctacaaaacggcttgaaggccgcggcaaaagcggtgcttttggagcaatcgctgaggttattccagtatttgaatacttacttggagtctatgaggaccgcttgcaaagctatgaagacgtcattcacgatgagcatacagagtcacccgaagaccaccttgctatcaacctccgcgctgccctagttaaagcccgcgagtactacaacaagctcgacctctcgccagcttactatgctgctacaatccttcatcctcgctacaaaagctaccttgacgcagcgtgggcggataagcctgattggctagagagcagcaaccgcaagtttcaacatttgtgggcggagtacaaaagcttaccgaagccgcgcttacgccccaaagtcaggcacaatgatatagacgacgctatcaacagctttattgagcctgcagggcttacggagaacgaggaggatgaatatgaggcttggaaacgcagcgaaccgatcgctagcgagggcgtcgaccctataaaatactgggtaggactccgcgatcgctaccccagccttagcaaatttgctatcgacatgctatcaatcccaggctcaagctgtgagtgtgagcgcttattcagcgagctgggtgacctcctcgagccccgtcggcgcagcatttctccgcaacttctagcagcaatacagtgcgatcgacgatggataagagctggatttggcagtggtgaggtgcctgtaaaggaggctatcagcgatgaggagatggacgcgaaatacggtgtacataagtgggatattaactgagaaactcaacaccaaggtttctatataactttcctaatcgggactgagcccatcaagccgagcgagctgacagccctgtttcagccaatccgagcgagccgagcgagctgctggcctccgctcaattggctgagcaagccaattggctgagctcgctcagcttgctcattgacatctgtgcAGAAGGGGTCCCTGAGGCCTACCGAAGTATGACCCAGCTGGAGTATCGTGACACTAGCTATCTTATAATAGCTTATGCCTACTTGTTGTCTAAGGGCCTCTCGTGCCTTTAAATAACACTAATTCTGTATAGCGGGTTAACCTACTCGCACGTTAAAGTAGCGGTTAAGAGGATTAACACGCGATAAGTAGACAAAGTCTTATAGCAAGGCTCTACTAATTAGAATTTGTTGCAAGTACAAGCTTAGGAATAATCGGGATGAAGATCATTGTTTTACTATCTATGAGATGAGAGCTCGTTATATGCGAGCTCTGCTGTGTACTAGTCTACAAAGGGAAGGTGCAAGCTCGGTGTCGGAGCTCCGTCACCGTGCAAGTATGAAATGGAGCTTTGCTGCGACAGAATTAAATATAAAGTGTAAGGGGCTACGCTTAGGGAGCAATCGCACAGGTATACTAGAGTTGTATTCGATAGGGAAGAGAATTATAAGCTATCTCGTGCTGAAGGTTATTCGGGGAGCGGCTCAGAATAACCTTCTACCTATGgaccacagtccgcaacaatcaattaagtgggtcctagaaggttcagattggattgattgattaccgctttaagcctagtagttacctataggagtttaagccctacctagataggtaagtgggtctaggagagtgaccggattgaattgattgttgcggagtctactaTGGACTATGCGGATGGTCTAAGCGTCGTTCGGACTGAGATATCATCGAGGATTCACCAACTGGGCTCTAGCCCATCACACAGGTCCCCGGTGGCTGGCCCACCTGTGGCTGAACCCTGTGGCTGTGGAACATCGTGACACACAAAGTTGACCGAGCTATTACATGACTACAAATAATATAAGTTTTCGCCTACTCTTATACTTTAGTCCCTAGATCCGATTATATGAAACTTTGTAGCAAAGTCATAAGTTGACGTAAGATAAGTATGCCATCCGTGTGGTACCTAGGCCACTGGCTGAAAGCGACGAGTCTTGCGCAGTGATTGAGTACCTAACTACCTACCTACACTCGGTCGCGTCTGCTGCTTTACCACAACTTTAGCAAATTGTTTCGCCGTAACCATTGGTCCTAGACATGTACATCCTGGCTCTCGATGTAGAAGAACAGACCTCAGAAACCCCGACATCGTAGCTGGGATTGCCTCTTCATATCTAGGTACCCAGCTCATTTCATCTCTTCCCACCGGGTCATTGAGGAGATGTATGAACCCTTAGAGAAATATAGAATATGTAGAGCTCCACGTCTGAAACGTATTTTAAAGATCAGTATGGCCGAAAGTGTAACGAggtgaggagaggaggaggactgcgttgcattgtgtagctatgaAGGAGGGCAGCTATCTATATATGTGTGTGATAAGAAAGTGTAgtagcgatagccgtacccaactctcacctAAATTAGTCTTCGCaaggcccaaaccgttacagAAAGAGAGGTACTAGGTATTGGTGCTTGTGGTCTTTTGCCGTAGGAAGGAGTCAGGATTCTGACTAGTCGGTAAAAGAACGAAAAAGATTTCGACAACGGTGCAGATGCGAGAAACGCTCTTACTTTGGCTGCGAGATAGACCATCGTACTTATCTGAGGTTGATGCGGGTCGGAAGATGGAAGAAAGTGCTTGAGGTAACAAACAGTAAGCCGACGCGGGATGCCCAATTCGGTAAGAACCACAGGGCTAACGCAAACTGACTTAGTACCCAGGATGAGCCGAGGTGGCTCCTTTACCACCTGGACATCTCCTACATACAGTACATGTTCACAGTCTACTCATTGTGTGTGTTGATCAGGACTAGACTGCACAGATTAGTTCGGATTTTGGAACGGAAGATTCATAGACCTCAGCGGCGGCGCTCCCCGCATCTGTAATATGGCGTCAGAATTGCTTAACCGTGTCTGCTCGTAGAATTGGCGAGACTCGAGGGTCAAGCCGTCGGCTGAACATTAGCACCGGCAGATGTCATGTACCTCCGTGATGTCCGGCGTATGTAGAGTACCCCGCGAAAGATCACCTATCGGACCGCGTCAGACATGACCAACAGATGCCCACGTGCTGTCAGAGGTTGACGTTTACAAGCGACGAAAATCATCGGCCAACCATCTGGAATATTCCCATATACATCCCTCTCGCTTTTTTATCACTCTGCGTCGTGTACAGCTCATCATGGTCTCTACGGACATTCCCCATCTTCGACAGTATGGAACAACCAAGCAGCTCATCGTTAATGGCAAACCATACCTCATGCTGGGCGGAGAGCTACAAAACTCATCGCTCTCATCTGCTGAGTACATGAGCGAAGTTTGGCCAAAGATGGTAGCAACAAAGGTTAACACTCT is a window from the Pyrenophora tritici-repentis strain M4 chromosome 7, whole genome shotgun sequence genome containing:
- a CDS encoding Dimer-Tnp-hAT domain containing protein; this encodes MPAKRTRVNALEIATTSKRPRVAARHRGTASQPVLVDTRPFSPSPPPPPLSPRQALVAAPQAPNFEATLRESRAEETIIPPPEGSEHATVAASGAASEAVDEGFVWVEDKYDGFNWSRYPKHCKPPTSLSNRASWVYSHGYRIALRSNVAKVTWICHYCYKHKFTTVGRGIHDVSQSPSAPARHLGEDKKGHGLKPPSKRTTVAPRKETLLERALQKGCSQAVANELTNFNIQEFRLAAVTWLVENNLPLSQFESSSFRNMIQLASVEAERALWASYNSVSRYVIRLYNYLLLKVVASLSESMSKVHISFDGWTTKGGKRGYLGIVAHYVDSSGELRDLPIALPQLTGAHTGEAMAEVVMAIFKQFEITVGKLGYFVLDNAHNNNTTINTLALQMGFSATERRLRCGPHTLNLIGQMLLWGEEKESYDNEETERVNEAENMATWRGDGPLGVLLAVINYIKTPQQYALFEKYQKLAIRDQPVNAPTEQHKIKEPVKPVVTRWNSYVSCFERAVELQLAVNGYANYHIQKIETEDAYARSRNNKLPAAPDWMRSDGINAHDWQVIAEYIDVLRPLKQATKRLEGRGKSGAFGAIAEVIPVFEYLLGVYEDRLQSYEDVIHDEHTESPEDHLAINLRAALVKAREYYNKLDLSPAYYAATILHPRYKSYLDAAWADKPDWLESSNRKFQHLWAEYKSLPKPRLRPKVRHNDIDDAINSFIEPAGLTENEEDEYEAWKRSEPIASEGVDPIKYWVGLRDRYPSLSKFAIDMLSIPGSSCECERLFSELGDLLEPRRRSISPQLLAAIQCDRRWIRAGFGSGEVPVKEAISDEEMDAKYGVHKWDIN